The Candidatus Binatia bacterium genome has a window encoding:
- a CDS encoding acetoin dehydrogenase → MLVGEHMTSPVITVAPHATVAEARRLMREHDIRHLPVIERSRLIGIVARSDLNWPSTARVPDEMPVAEVMSGNVIAVTPRTTMENAASLMLANKIGALPVVDEEEHVVGILTAADILSVFLDVMGVGSGARRIEIRLPDRPGALAPAVRCIGNLGVNIVSVVSAREQEGWRSLVLRLATDDLEPVLTALADLGVEVVSTGEGDD, encoded by the coding sequence ATGCTCGTGGGAGAGCACATGACTTCTCCGGTGATCACTGTGGCGCCACACGCCACCGTGGCCGAGGCTCGCCGGTTGATGCGCGAACACGACATTCGCCACCTTCCTGTGATCGAGCGGTCGCGCTTGATTGGCATCGTTGCCCGTAGCGACTTGAACTGGCCCTCCACGGCACGTGTGCCCGACGAGATGCCTGTAGCCGAAGTCATGAGCGGGAATGTGATTGCGGTAACCCCTCGGACGACGATGGAGAACGCCGCGAGTTTGATGTTGGCCAATAAGATCGGGGCGCTTCCGGTGGTGGATGAGGAAGAGCACGTGGTAGGTATCTTAACCGCAGCGGATATTTTGTCGGTATTCCTGGACGTCATGGGAGTAGGCTCGGGAGCCCGTCGCATCGAGATTCGCCTTCCCGATCGTCCGGGCGCGCTGGCCCCTGCGGTCCGGTGTATTGGAAATCTCGGGGTCAACATTGTGAGTGTCGTCTCGGCCCGCGAACAGGAAGGATGGCGTAGCCTGGTGCTTCGGTTGGCCACAGACGACCTCGAACCGGTGCTCACGGCACTGGCAGACCTCGGGGTGGAGGTCGTGTCAACGGGTGAAGGGGACGACTGA
- the trmFO gene encoding methylenetetrahydrofolate--tRNA-(uracil-5-)-methyltransferase TrmFO, producing the protein MKSEDCKNSMPRFLQTAEPVTIVGGGLAGAEAAWQLAQRGVPVRLYEMRPHRQTEAHRTDRLAELVCSNSFRSASLDTAVGLLKEEMRRLGSLVLAAAERTSVPAGSALAVDRDSFSTAVTRAVTECPEITIVREELRDIPEGLCIIATGPLTSPALSYALQELLGQRYLYFYDAIAPIVTADSIDRSVVFAASRYGKGGEDYLNCPMTRDEYYAFVDAVLAAEKVPVRDFERCIYFEGCMPIEEMARRGRDTLAFGPMRPVGLVDPRTGERPYAVVQLRQDNAAATLYNMVGFQTKMTYPEQRRVFRMIPGLEKAEFVRLGSLHRNTFINSPRVLAPTLQLRHRPATFLAGQLVGVEGYVESAATGLLAGVNIARILAGLPCVVPPPTTALGSLLAYISDPRRRDFQPMNANYGLFPPLPGRERGREKRERLARRALRDLDDWIEQNRLMPHKPMGILAASS; encoded by the coding sequence ATGAAAAGCGAGGACTGCAAAAATTCCATGCCGCGGTTTCTTCAGACGGCCGAACCGGTAACGATCGTGGGGGGTGGATTGGCGGGCGCGGAAGCGGCGTGGCAACTTGCGCAGCGAGGTGTGCCCGTGCGCTTGTACGAAATGCGCCCACACCGCCAAACCGAAGCCCATCGGACCGACCGTTTGGCGGAGCTGGTGTGTTCCAACTCGTTCCGCAGTGCAAGTCTGGATACCGCTGTTGGCTTGCTCAAGGAAGAAATGCGCCGTTTGGGCTCTTTGGTCTTGGCGGCGGCAGAACGCACGAGCGTGCCTGCGGGTTCGGCACTGGCTGTGGACCGCGACTCGTTTTCCACCGCAGTGACCCGTGCCGTAACGGAGTGTCCCGAGATCACGATTGTGCGGGAAGAACTCCGCGACATTCCCGAAGGGCTTTGCATCATTGCTACGGGCCCCCTCACTTCGCCGGCGCTGTCGTATGCATTGCAGGAACTCTTGGGCCAAAGGTATTTGTACTTTTACGATGCCATCGCCCCGATCGTTACCGCAGACTCGATCGATCGCTCCGTGGTCTTTGCGGCGTCTCGTTACGGAAAAGGGGGCGAAGATTATCTCAACTGCCCGATGACGCGTGATGAGTACTACGCGTTTGTGGACGCAGTGTTGGCCGCGGAAAAGGTTCCGGTCCGGGATTTTGAGCGGTGCATTTACTTCGAAGGTTGTATGCCCATTGAAGAAATGGCCCGACGGGGCCGCGATACGCTCGCTTTTGGCCCGATGCGTCCGGTGGGGCTGGTGGATCCGAGAACGGGCGAGCGGCCGTATGCCGTTGTTCAGCTCCGTCAGGATAACGCAGCGGCGACGCTCTATAACATGGTTGGCTTCCAGACCAAAATGACGTATCCAGAGCAGCGGCGAGTGTTTCGCATGATCCCCGGGCTGGAAAAGGCAGAGTTTGTTCGGCTGGGTAGCTTGCACCGTAACACCTTCATCAATTCGCCACGCGTGCTCGCTCCCACGCTCCAACTCCGGCACCGCCCGGCCACGTTCCTGGCGGGGCAACTTGTCGGCGTCGAAGGGTACGTCGAGTCTGCTGCTACAGGGCTTCTCGCCGGCGTGAACATTGCCCGAATCCTGGCCGGCCTTCCCTGCGTGGTCCCGCCGCCAACGACGGCTCTCGGTTCGCTCCTCGCCTATATTTCCGATCCGCGCCGACGTGATTTCCAGCCGATGAATGCCAACTACGGGTTGTTTCCGCCTCTACCGGGGCGAGAGCGGGGCCGGGAGAAACGCGAGCGCTTGGCGCGGCGCGCTCTTCGGGATCTCGATGATTGGATAGAACAGAATCGGCTGATGCCGCACAAGCCTATGGGAATCTTGGCCGCGAGCTCGTAA
- the mdoG gene encoding glucans biosynthesis protein G, protein MHRSKNMALGLVVCSLLWGPGAFGFGFGDVVERARLLAQESYRDTKEQVPQWMLDMTYDEWRDIRFRPERSLWRDQNLPFEVQFFHLGLYYPRPVSVNVVDAGRVEHVRFAPALFDYGKNQFADRIPEDVGFAGFRVHYPIKTPSYKDEVIVFLGASYFRALGRDQIYGLSARGLAINTVEPEGEEFPYFTEFWLLRPASDATTLTIFALMDSPSVTGAYQFFVVPGVQTRVDIEAHLFFREAVKKVGFAPLTSMFFHGENTPRCFNDFRPEVHDSDGLLLFSRTGEWLWRPLDNPKSIHVSAFQLPNPRGFGLLQRDRDFEHYQDLEARSELRPSAWQEVYGNWGEGWVELVELPTDSDIHDNIVAYWRPRQPPGKGDQVQLRYTLFWYGDDPTRPPGGRVIATRQERTKEGFQRFVVDFGSPTLERLEATEPPEGVVTVASGPDTGEIVEQHLIKNPVNRTWRLGFQVRPAGTRPVELRAFLRRGNDVLTETWSYTHLP, encoded by the coding sequence ATGCATCGGTCGAAAAACATGGCGTTGGGCTTGGTGGTGTGTTCGCTGCTCTGGGGCCCCGGAGCCTTTGGATTCGGATTCGGGGATGTGGTGGAACGGGCGCGGCTGCTGGCGCAAGAGAGCTACCGCGACACGAAGGAGCAGGTGCCGCAGTGGATGCTCGACATGACCTACGACGAGTGGCGTGATATTCGCTTTCGGCCGGAGCGTTCGCTCTGGCGCGACCAGAACTTGCCATTTGAAGTGCAGTTCTTTCACCTCGGGCTTTACTATCCGCGGCCGGTTTCCGTGAACGTCGTCGACGCGGGGCGGGTAGAACACGTGCGTTTTGCCCCCGCATTATTCGATTACGGCAAGAACCAGTTTGCAGATCGAATCCCCGAAGATGTTGGATTTGCAGGGTTCCGCGTGCACTATCCGATCAAGACTCCGTCGTACAAGGACGAAGTCATCGTGTTTCTCGGGGCGAGCTATTTCCGAGCTTTGGGCCGGGACCAAATTTACGGTTTGTCCGCGCGCGGCTTGGCCATCAACACCGTGGAGCCTGAAGGCGAGGAATTCCCCTATTTCACGGAATTTTGGTTACTGCGCCCGGCGAGTGACGCGACCACGTTGACCATTTTCGCACTCATGGACAGCCCCAGCGTGACCGGTGCTTATCAGTTCTTCGTCGTTCCCGGGGTCCAGACGCGCGTGGATATCGAAGCCCATCTGTTCTTTCGGGAAGCGGTCAAGAAGGTCGGGTTCGCTCCGCTGACGAGCATGTTTTTCCACGGCGAAAACACGCCGCGGTGCTTCAATGATTTTCGCCCGGAGGTACACGATTCCGACGGTTTGCTCTTGTTCAGCCGAACCGGCGAGTGGTTATGGCGCCCGCTGGACAATCCGAAGTCCATTCACGTCAGTGCTTTTCAACTTCCGAATCCTCGCGGGTTTGGTTTGCTCCAGCGAGATCGAGATTTTGAGCACTATCAGGACCTGGAGGCGCGCTCCGAGCTGCGCCCCAGTGCGTGGCAAGAAGTGTACGGCAACTGGGGCGAAGGCTGGGTGGAGCTTGTGGAGTTGCCTACAGATTCGGACATCCACGACAACATCGTCGCGTACTGGAGGCCACGGCAGCCTCCCGGCAAGGGTGATCAAGTGCAACTCCGCTACACGCTATTTTGGTACGGAGACGATCCGACTCGCCCCCCGGGAGGGCGTGTCATCGCCACGCGGCAGGAGCGCACCAAGGAGGGTTTCCAAAGATTCGTGGTCGATTTTGGGAGCCCGACGCTGGAGCGGTTGGAAGCCACAGAGCCTCCGGAGGGCGTAGTTACCGTTGCCTCGGGACCGGATACGGGCGAAATTGTCGAGCAGCATCTGATAAAAAATCCGGTGAACCGTACTTGGCGCCTGGGCTTCCAAGTACGGCCGGCGGGTACACGTCCCGTCGAACTGCGGGCATTTTTGCGTCGTGGAAATGATGTGTTGACGGAAACGTGGTCGTATACGCACTTGCCGTGA
- a CDS encoding putative phenylacetic acid degradation-related protein: MNEGGTRNDPIRNGPLTSGFDRFMGVRFVSASRDEVVLEYDVEERHLQPYGIVHGGMHCATIETACSTGAGLDALERGQAVVGVENHTSFIRAVRSGTIRVTAKPITRGRRTQLWEATARDAQGQVIATGRVRLLCLEPGTELGGQPVTRPAGSSE, encoded by the coding sequence ATGAACGAGGGAGGAACACGAAACGATCCGATCCGGAACGGTCCGCTCACGAGCGGGTTCGATCGCTTTATGGGGGTCCGCTTCGTCTCGGCTTCTCGAGACGAGGTTGTGCTCGAATACGATGTGGAGGAGCGCCACCTGCAGCCGTACGGGATTGTGCACGGCGGGATGCACTGCGCTACGATCGAAACTGCGTGCTCCACTGGGGCTGGTTTGGACGCCCTCGAGCGGGGCCAAGCCGTTGTGGGTGTCGAAAATCACACGAGCTTCATTCGCGCGGTGCGCTCGGGAACTATTCGCGTCACAGCCAAACCGATTACCCGCGGTCGTCGCACGCAGCTCTGGGAAGCAACCGCACGGGATGCCCAAGGCCAAGTCATTGCCACGGGGCGCGTTCGACTTTTATGTCTCGAACCAGGCACCGAGCTGGGCGGGCAGCCGGTGACTCGGCCGGCCGGCTCGAGCGAGTGA
- the comM gene encoding ATP-dependent protease, with the protein MSSRVLSGAVHGIDALLVEVEADFLPGLPRLDIVGLAEGPVRESKERVRAAVKNSGFRLPGSRIVINLAPADVKKEGSAYDLPIALGILANQGLLPTERLAQFLVLGELSLDGRVKRVRGALPIAAAARRYGLRGVVLPQDNVREAAVVDGIDAIPVSSLVETVGFLLGQVAIDPVRVDLDALFREAQSHEVDFSEVRGQQHVKRALEVAAAGGHNVLMVGPPGSGKTMLAKRIPTILPPLTLAEALETSRVHSVLGLMGGRALITTRPFRSPHHTISDAGLIGGGSIPKPGEVSLAHNGVLFLDELPEFRKNVLEVLRQPLEEQQITIARALASITYPARCMLVAAMNPCPCGFLGDPQKECSCSPVQIERYRSRISGPLLDRIDIHVEVPAVRFRELAVDSQAEPSAAIRARVDRARAVQLERFRGRKIYCNAQMTSRDLARFCRLDAQGEKLLETAMIRLGLSARAYTRVLKVARTIADLEGGPEVKSVHIAEAVQYRSLDRPVA; encoded by the coding sequence ATGTCTTCGCGGGTTTTGTCCGGAGCAGTACACGGCATCGATGCACTGCTCGTCGAGGTCGAAGCGGATTTTCTGCCTGGCCTGCCACGGCTCGACATCGTGGGGCTGGCCGAGGGGCCAGTGCGAGAAAGCAAAGAGCGGGTGCGGGCGGCAGTGAAAAACAGCGGGTTTCGTTTGCCGGGCTCGCGCATTGTGATCAATCTCGCGCCGGCCGACGTGAAAAAGGAAGGTTCCGCGTACGACCTTCCCATTGCCCTCGGGATCCTGGCGAATCAGGGACTGCTCCCCACGGAGCGCTTGGCCCAGTTTCTGGTTTTGGGGGAACTCTCTTTGGATGGACGGGTGAAACGCGTCCGCGGCGCCTTGCCCATTGCCGCGGCTGCACGCCGCTACGGATTGCGAGGCGTCGTGCTGCCCCAGGACAACGTTCGGGAAGCCGCGGTCGTGGACGGCATCGATGCCATTCCAGTGAGTAGCTTGGTGGAAACCGTGGGATTCTTGCTCGGGCAGGTTGCCATCGACCCCGTACGCGTGGATCTCGATGCACTCTTCCGCGAGGCGCAAAGCCACGAGGTGGACTTCAGCGAGGTCCGCGGCCAGCAACACGTGAAACGTGCCTTGGAAGTCGCGGCCGCTGGAGGGCACAATGTTTTGATGGTTGGGCCACCCGGTTCCGGAAAAACCATGCTCGCCAAGCGCATCCCGACGATTTTGCCACCCCTGACCCTGGCAGAGGCTTTGGAAACTTCGCGGGTGCACAGTGTGCTCGGTCTAATGGGCGGGCGGGCGCTGATCACGACGCGCCCGTTTCGTTCTCCGCATCATACCATCAGCGATGCAGGTCTCATTGGAGGCGGTTCGATCCCCAAACCCGGCGAAGTGAGCTTGGCGCACAACGGCGTACTGTTTCTGGACGAGTTACCGGAATTTCGAAAGAACGTGCTGGAGGTTTTGCGCCAGCCGCTCGAGGAGCAACAAATCACCATTGCGCGTGCGCTGGCCTCGATCACATATCCAGCCCGTTGCATGCTGGTGGCGGCCATGAATCCATGTCCGTGTGGCTTTTTGGGTGACCCGCAGAAGGAGTGCAGTTGTTCACCTGTACAAATCGAACGTTACCGCTCCCGCATTTCCGGCCCTCTCCTGGATCGCATCGACATTCATGTCGAAGTGCCTGCCGTTCGATTTCGAGAGCTGGCGGTGGACTCCCAGGCCGAGCCGTCGGCTGCCATTCGCGCGCGGGTCGATCGCGCCCGAGCCGTGCAACTCGAACGCTTTCGTGGCCGCAAAATTTACTGCAATGCGCAAATGACCAGTCGCGATCTCGCGCGCTTTTGCCGGCTAGATGCGCAAGGCGAGAAGCTGCTGGAAACGGCGATGATTCGGCTCGGACTGAGTGCTCGCGCATATACACGTGTTTTGAAAGTTGCGCGCACGATTGCCGATCTCGAGGGCGGGCCTGAAGTGAAGTCGGTGCACATCGCAGAGGCGGTGCAGTACCGCTCCCTGGATCGCCCTGTGGCCTGA
- a CDS encoding aldehyde ferredoxin oxidoreductase, translating into MEKLLRVNMTDLTWKEEPFPEDWKFIGGRGLSAKILLKEVDPRCDPLGPGNKVIFAPGVLSGTMAPTSGRMSVGGKSPLTGGIKEANSGGQAGQKLARLGYRALIVEGKAQDPSKRYLVAIDKNGVQIRECPELAGLRTYAASEKLSTMFSARAAFVLCGPAGEKGFSGASVAFTDEGKRHPARHAARGGLGAAMGVKGLKAIVVDDEGTQARPPADPAGFKQYVAKLTKEYKSGPQLFQFGTSATVPLANMMSTFPTRNRRAMQFEHADQLDGARIVQNFATRGGGMHHCMTGCIVRCSNIVHDAKGQYVTSALEFETLALCGSNCCIGDLDQVARIDRMCDELGLDTIETGGAIALAMDCGALPWGDGEAVLALLDKVDKGDELAETIAQGVVATAKYFGVKDRIPAIQGQGIPAWEPRTLNATGITYATSAMGADHTAGLVVAPVADLARASQEAQLINALCDSSGFCQFQQPTIEDIRTLYNCFYGSNLSFEEAADLGWQCMVDEWEFNRRAGFKLEEADVPEWLRTEPVPSNGAVFAVPREEIQRVFHRMPISDELRTMKAVG; encoded by the coding sequence ATGGAAAAGTTACTGCGGGTGAACATGACTGACCTCACGTGGAAAGAAGAGCCGTTCCCGGAGGACTGGAAGTTCATTGGGGGCCGGGGGCTTTCCGCAAAAATCTTGTTAAAGGAGGTAGACCCGCGCTGCGACCCCCTAGGGCCCGGGAACAAGGTGATCTTTGCGCCGGGCGTGTTGTCGGGAACCATGGCACCGACTTCGGGCCGCATGAGTGTAGGTGGCAAAAGTCCCCTGACCGGTGGCATCAAAGAAGCGAACTCGGGCGGCCAGGCCGGGCAGAAACTCGCGCGACTCGGTTACCGTGCGCTCATTGTGGAAGGCAAGGCTCAGGATCCTTCTAAGCGCTACCTGGTGGCCATTGACAAGAATGGGGTGCAAATTCGCGAGTGCCCGGAGCTGGCTGGGCTGCGGACCTATGCGGCCTCGGAAAAGCTCAGCACCATGTTCTCTGCGCGTGCCGCCTTTGTGCTTTGTGGGCCTGCGGGCGAGAAAGGATTCTCAGGGGCGAGTGTGGCCTTTACCGACGAGGGTAAGCGCCATCCGGCTCGACATGCCGCCCGTGGGGGATTGGGTGCGGCGATGGGGGTCAAGGGCCTGAAAGCGATTGTCGTCGATGACGAAGGCACGCAAGCCCGGCCGCCCGCGGACCCTGCGGGATTCAAACAGTACGTGGCGAAGTTGACCAAGGAGTACAAATCCGGGCCGCAGCTTTTCCAATTTGGCACGTCTGCCACCGTGCCCTTGGCAAATATGATGAGCACGTTTCCGACGCGGAACCGTCGCGCCATGCAGTTCGAACATGCGGATCAGTTGGACGGAGCCCGGATCGTTCAGAACTTCGCTACGCGCGGTGGCGGTATGCATCACTGTATGACGGGTTGCATTGTTCGCTGCTCCAACATCGTGCACGATGCGAAGGGCCAATATGTGACCTCGGCGCTGGAATTCGAAACTTTAGCGCTGTGCGGCTCCAACTGTTGTATTGGCGACCTCGATCAGGTGGCGCGCATAGACCGCATGTGTGACGAGTTGGGTTTGGATACCATCGAAACCGGCGGTGCGATTGCCTTGGCGATGGACTGCGGCGCCCTACCGTGGGGCGATGGCGAGGCGGTGCTCGCATTGTTGGACAAGGTAGACAAAGGAGACGAGCTCGCCGAAACGATCGCCCAGGGCGTGGTCGCGACCGCAAAGTACTTTGGTGTCAAGGACCGCATCCCGGCAATTCAAGGTCAAGGAATTCCAGCCTGGGAGCCTAGAACCTTGAACGCTACCGGTATCACCTATGCGACCAGTGCCATGGGTGCGGATCACACGGCTGGGTTGGTCGTCGCGCCTGTGGCCGATCTGGCGCGTGCCTCCCAGGAGGCGCAGCTCATTAACGCCTTGTGTGATTCCAGCGGCTTTTGTCAATTTCAGCAGCCTACGATCGAAGACATTCGGACGCTCTACAACTGTTTCTACGGGTCGAATCTCAGTTTTGAGGAGGCGGCCGATTTGGGCTGGCAATGCATGGTGGATGAATGGGAGTTTAACCGCAGGGCCGGATTCAAGTTGGAAGAAGCGGATGTTCCCGAGTGGCTGCGAACCGAGCCCGTGCCGTCGAACGGGGCTGTCTTTGCCGTGCCTCGCGAGGAAATTCAGAGGGTGTTTCACCGCATGCCAATCTCGGACGAGTTGCGCACGATGAAGGCTGTCGGCTGA
- the dprA gene encoding DNA polymerase, with protein MTFVTPGQRGPEEWRWWLALRMVPGVGPVVYQALLRAFHEPRTILEADRDALECAGLRPEVAQAVRSFNRWRDVERDLDRLRRAGAVLVTWNDVHYPALLRQIHDPPPFLYLLGELHPADNLSVAVVGSRHPTSYGLRMAREITVGLVQFGVTVVSGLARGIDAAAHWAAVKEGGRTIAVLGSGVDVIYPPEHKALAQRMITRGAIVSELPMGAQPDAENFPARNRIISGMSRGTIVVEAAEKSGSLITAHVAAEQGREVFAVPGPVGERSRGTHRLIRNGATLTESARDVIEELAPQLLQRAASPAPQQRELPLEAAPIIALLRGHPLHVDELIARTGQPATQVLTTLLDLELKGIVQQLPGKCFALAENVSG; from the coding sequence GTGACATTCGTGACTCCCGGCCAACGAGGCCCCGAAGAGTGGCGCTGGTGGCTCGCGCTGCGCATGGTGCCCGGTGTGGGTCCGGTGGTGTACCAGGCTCTTTTGCGGGCGTTCCACGAGCCCCGGACGATCCTCGAGGCGGATCGAGACGCGCTGGAGTGCGCCGGGCTACGGCCAGAGGTGGCGCAAGCTGTGCGGTCCTTTAACCGGTGGCGAGATGTGGAGCGCGATCTCGATCGCCTGCGGCGCGCTGGAGCGGTGTTGGTGACCTGGAACGATGTGCACTACCCGGCTTTGTTGCGTCAGATCCACGATCCTCCCCCGTTCTTGTACTTACTGGGTGAACTGCATCCGGCCGACAACTTGTCGGTTGCTGTGGTGGGGTCGCGCCATCCCACGAGTTACGGCTTGCGGATGGCTCGTGAGATCACGGTTGGCCTCGTGCAGTTCGGCGTCACGGTGGTCAGCGGACTCGCCCGTGGCATCGATGCGGCGGCGCACTGGGCGGCCGTGAAAGAGGGCGGACGCACCATTGCCGTGCTCGGCTCTGGCGTGGATGTGATCTATCCGCCCGAGCACAAAGCCTTAGCGCAACGGATGATCACGCGCGGGGCCATCGTCAGCGAACTACCCATGGGAGCCCAACCCGACGCGGAGAATTTCCCCGCGCGCAACCGCATCATTTCGGGCATGTCGCGCGGGACGATTGTCGTGGAAGCGGCTGAAAAGAGCGGCTCGCTGATCACGGCGCATGTAGCCGCCGAACAAGGGCGGGAGGTTTTTGCCGTGCCCGGGCCGGTGGGCGAGCGCTCTCGCGGCACCCATCGTCTCATCCGCAACGGAGCCACACTCACGGAAAGTGCCCGGGATGTAATTGAAGAACTGGCACCTCAACTCTTGCAGCGCGCGGCATCGCCGGCTCCGCAGCAACGTGAACTGCCGTTGGAGGCGGCGCCGATCATCGCTTTGTTGCGAGGGCATCCGCTCCATGTGGACGAGCTGATCGCTCGCACGGGTCAGCCCGCAACTCAGGTACTCACGACGCTGCTGGACCTCGAACTGAAGGGCATCGTGCAGCAATTGCCGGGCAAGTGTTTTGCGCTGGCGGAAAACGTTTCTGGTTGA
- the topA gene encoding DNA topoisomerase 1, producing the protein MAKNLVIVESPAKAKTLQKYLGADYQVKSSVGHIKDLPKSRLGVDVEHGFRPEYEVIHGKGKIVAELRKAAKDKDQIFLATDPDREGEAIAWHIAEELKKSKAAKGSDEDARVQRVLFHEITQRAVQEAMRNPRRLDRNLFEAQQARRVLDRLVGYEISPLLWEKVRRGLSAGRVQSVAVRLIVDREREIQKFQPKEYWSITARLEGKQPPVFTARLFRIGEQKLDPETFRIENEEAARELVERLQGAEFRVVRVEKKERRRFPAPPFTTSRLQQEAARKLGFTPTRTMRIAQRLYEGVELGPEGSVGLITYMRTDSTRISTDAQTQARSVIREKFGADYLPAEPPTYPSKKGAQDAHEAIRPTSLDYAPERVKPYLKAEEYELYKLIWDRFLASQMRPAVFDRTTVDIRAADTLFRATGQVMKFDGFTRVYTEGRDEEAPPAGEDEEANGASETSAAQLPPLEEGEVLRLLALEPAQHFTQPPPRFTQATLVKELEEKGIGRPSTYATIVGTILNREYVVEDSSKRLRPTELGFLVTDLLVQAFPDILNVEFTAGMEEQLDKVEEGKETWTETLRRFYEPFKRDLEQARQVMRDVKGGQVTEVPCPSCGAPMVMRWGRTGDYLACSKYPDCKTTRNFVRDQDGRIRIVERETTDETCPTCGKPMEVRYGRFGKFLGCAGYPECKTILPYERPKETGVQCPDCQQGQILEKRSRAGKTFFSCSRYPECRFATWDRPVPQPCPECGAPFVVEKTTKRQGTVRRCLTEGCGYRETVSEAVEDVL; encoded by the coding sequence ATGGCGAAGAATTTGGTGATCGTCGAATCGCCCGCCAAGGCGAAGACGTTGCAAAAATATCTCGGGGCGGACTACCAAGTGAAGTCCTCCGTCGGCCACATCAAGGACCTGCCAAAGAGCAGGCTCGGCGTCGATGTGGAGCACGGCTTTCGCCCGGAGTACGAGGTCATTCACGGCAAGGGAAAAATCGTTGCCGAGTTGCGCAAGGCGGCCAAGGACAAAGACCAAATTTTCTTGGCGACCGACCCCGACCGTGAGGGCGAAGCCATTGCTTGGCACATCGCCGAGGAATTGAAGAAATCGAAGGCAGCGAAGGGATCGGACGAAGACGCTCGCGTCCAGCGAGTGCTCTTTCACGAGATTACACAGAGGGCTGTTCAGGAGGCCATGCGGAACCCGCGCCGGCTCGATCGCAACTTGTTCGAAGCGCAGCAAGCGCGCCGGGTGCTGGACCGATTGGTGGGCTACGAGATTAGCCCACTCTTGTGGGAGAAGGTGCGCCGAGGCTTGTCGGCTGGGCGGGTACAGTCTGTTGCTGTCCGCCTGATCGTCGATCGCGAGCGGGAGATCCAGAAGTTCCAGCCGAAGGAATACTGGAGCATCACTGCCCGGTTGGAGGGCAAACAGCCCCCCGTATTTACGGCACGGCTCTTTAGGATCGGCGAGCAAAAACTCGATCCGGAGACGTTCCGCATCGAAAATGAAGAGGCGGCACGGGAGTTGGTCGAACGACTGCAGGGAGCTGAGTTTCGCGTCGTTCGTGTGGAAAAAAAAGAACGGCGCCGCTTTCCGGCCCCTCCGTTTACCACCTCTCGGTTGCAGCAAGAGGCCGCGAGGAAGCTGGGCTTCACGCCCACGCGCACCATGCGGATCGCTCAGCGTTTGTACGAAGGCGTGGAACTGGGGCCGGAGGGGTCCGTGGGCTTGATCACGTACATGCGCACGGACTCCACTCGCATATCCACCGACGCACAAACTCAGGCGCGCAGTGTAATCCGAGAAAAGTTTGGCGCCGATTACTTGCCGGCAGAGCCTCCCACGTACCCGAGCAAAAAGGGGGCACAGGATGCGCACGAGGCCATACGGCCAACGTCTTTGGACTATGCGCCCGAAAGGGTCAAACCGTACCTGAAGGCGGAAGAATACGAACTCTATAAATTAATTTGGGATCGCTTCCTCGCCAGCCAGATGCGTCCGGCAGTGTTCGATCGGACCACGGTGGACATCAGAGCGGCAGACACTCTATTTCGAGCCACCGGACAAGTGATGAAGTTCGACGGCTTCACGCGGGTGTACACTGAGGGCCGCGACGAAGAGGCCCCACCTGCGGGTGAGGATGAAGAGGCAAACGGTGCGAGCGAAACCAGTGCTGCACAACTCCCACCTTTGGAAGAGGGCGAGGTGCTCCGCTTGCTCGCACTGGAGCCTGCCCAGCACTTTACCCAACCGCCGCCGCGGTTCACTCAAGCGACGCTGGTCAAAGAGCTCGAAGAAAAGGGCATTGGCCGGCCCTCGACGTACGCGACCATCGTGGGCACGATCTTGAACCGCGAATACGTGGTGGAAGATTCTTCGAAAAGACTGAGACCAACGGAACTGGGATTTTTGGTGACCGACCTCCTCGTGCAGGCCTTTCCGGACATTCTCAACGTCGAATTCACTGCCGGCATGGAGGAACAGTTGGACAAGGTCGAAGAGGGCAAGGAAACATGGACCGAGACGCTGCGCCGCTTTTACGAACCGTTCAAGCGCGACTTGGAGCAGGCCCGGCAAGTGATGCGCGACGTAAAAGGGGGTCAGGTGACTGAGGTTCCCTGCCCGAGCTGCGGAGCACCGATGGTGATGCGGTGGGGCCGTACGGGAGATTACCTCGCGTGTTCGAAATACCCGGACTGCAAGACGACCCGCAACTTCGTTCGCGATCAGGATGGGCGCATCCGCATCGTGGAGCGGGAGACGACGGATGAAACTTGCCCAACGTGCGGTAAACCCATGGAGGTCCGTTACGGCCGTTTCGGTAAGTTTCTGGGTTGCGCGGGCTACCCCGAGTGCAAGACGATCCTGCCATACGAGCGGCCAAAGGAAACGGGGGTGCAGTGCCCTGACTGCCAGCAGGGTCAAATTCTCGAAAAACGTTCGCGAGCAGGGAAAACCTTTTTTAGCTGTAGTCGGTACCCCGAGTGTCGCTTCGCAACGTGGGACCGCCCGGTGCCGCAACCGTGCCCGGAGTGTGGGGCCCCGTTCGTGGTGGAGAAGACGACGAAGCGCCAGGGAACCGTCCGCCGCTGTTTGACGGAAGGCTGCGGTTACCGGGAAACGGTCAGCGAGGCGGTAGAGGATGTTCTGTAA